A single Sphingomonas kaistensis DNA region contains:
- a CDS encoding UdgX family uracil-DNA binding protein (This protein belongs to the uracil DNA glycosylase superfamily, members of which act in excision repair of DNA. However, it belongs more specifically to UdgX branch, whose founding member was found to bind uracil in DNA (where it does not belong), without cleaving it, appears to promote DNA repair by a pathway involving RecA, rather than base excision.) produces the protein MSDANGRAGNSADLFDPRLGLSGRSGVLLPDGPQIDPLKITLDQPDDFDGWRDAARELVMAGVPPMSVVWQVRGDDGELFGSEGAVPPPSGQPMFSVPKPFLDVAKAAICHKDPQRFALLYTMLWKLKGNRRALEDRADPLVDRLEKLAKEVRRDAHKMHAFVRFREVEEDGGTRFVAFFEPDNHIVRREAGFFVRRFATMRWSILSPELSIHWDPATETLSEGPGASRADAPDGDPLEETWRTYYSSIFNPARLKVKAMLKEMPKKYWHNMPETSLVAPLIAGARARELEMIERARTNLPQAEALAPGGNIEAAWAALREEAMSCTRCDLHRCGTQTVFGEGPLYPRIFFVGEQPGDQEDLAGRPFVGPAGQLFDAALEKAGIDRSTTYVTNAVKHFKFVLRGKKRIHSKPDTAEIDSCRWWQEQERAIIRPPLTVALGATAARSLTGKTQTISKVRDAPLTLADGSECWVTVHPSFLLRIPEEDRRREERARFVEDLVRIRERAAALA, from the coding sequence ATGAGTGATGCCAACGGCCGTGCCGGCAACAGCGCCGATCTGTTCGATCCTCGCCTTGGGCTGAGCGGCCGATCGGGCGTGTTGTTGCCCGACGGCCCACAGATCGATCCGCTCAAGATCACGCTCGACCAGCCCGACGATTTCGACGGCTGGCGCGATGCGGCGCGCGAGCTGGTGATGGCGGGCGTGCCGCCGATGAGCGTCGTGTGGCAGGTGCGCGGGGACGATGGCGAATTGTTCGGCAGCGAAGGCGCGGTCCCGCCGCCATCGGGCCAGCCGATGTTCTCGGTGCCCAAGCCGTTTCTCGACGTGGCCAAGGCCGCTATCTGTCACAAGGATCCGCAGCGGTTCGCCTTGCTCTACACGATGCTGTGGAAGCTCAAGGGCAATCGCCGGGCGCTGGAGGACCGGGCCGATCCCCTAGTCGACCGGCTGGAAAAGCTCGCCAAGGAAGTCCGCCGCGACGCGCACAAGATGCATGCCTTCGTCCGCTTTCGTGAAGTCGAGGAAGATGGCGGCACCCGCTTCGTCGCCTTCTTTGAGCCCGACAATCATATCGTCCGGCGGGAAGCAGGGTTCTTCGTGCGGCGCTTCGCGACCATGCGCTGGTCGATCCTTAGCCCGGAGCTGTCGATCCACTGGGATCCGGCGACCGAGACGCTGAGCGAAGGACCGGGTGCGTCGCGCGCCGACGCCCCCGATGGCGATCCGCTCGAGGAGACGTGGCGGACCTATTATTCCAGCATCTTCAACCCCGCGCGCCTCAAGGTGAAGGCGATGCTGAAGGAGATGCCCAAGAAGTACTGGCACAACATGCCGGAAACGTCGCTGGTCGCGCCGCTGATCGCCGGCGCTCGGGCCCGGGAGCTGGAAATGATCGAACGCGCGCGAACCAACCTGCCGCAGGCCGAAGCGCTGGCGCCGGGCGGCAATATCGAGGCGGCGTGGGCCGCGCTGCGCGAGGAGGCGATGTCCTGCACGCGCTGTGATCTGCATCGTTGCGGCACGCAGACCGTATTCGGCGAAGGCCCGCTATATCCGCGCATCTTCTTCGTCGGGGAGCAGCCGGGCGATCAGGAGGATCTGGCCGGACGTCCCTTCGTCGGTCCCGCCGGCCAGCTGTTCGACGCCGCGTTGGAAAAGGCCGGGATCGACCGCTCGACCACTTACGTCACCAATGCGGTCAAGCACTTCAAGTTCGTGCTGCGCGGCAAGAAGCGAATCCATTCCAAGCCCGACACGGCCGAGATCGACTCCTGTCGCTGGTGGCAGGAGCAGGAGCGGGCGATCATCCGGCCGCCGTTGACGGTGGCGCTGGGCGCGACCGCCGCGCGCTCGCTGACCGGCAAGACGCAGACCATCTCCAAGGTTCGCGACGCGCCGCTGACGCTGGCCGACGGCAGCGAATGCTGGGTGACGGTGCACCCGAGCTTCCTCCTCCGCATCCCCGAGGAAGACCGCCGGCGGGAGGAACGGGCGCGCTTCGTCGAGGATCTGGTGCGGATCAGGGAACGCGCCGCCGCGCTCGCCTAG
- a CDS encoding putative DNA modification/repair radical SAM protein, giving the protein MAQLDTREKLAILADAAKYDASCASSGTSKRNSVGGRGIGSTEGMGICHAYAPDGRCISLLKILLTNSCIFDCHYCINRKSSNVRRARFTAQEVVNLTLAFYKRNYIEGLFLSSGIIATSNYTMEQLVEVARSLREDHDFRGYIHLKTIPDADPELVQKAGLYADRVSINVELPTVPGLKRLAPEKSAGQIEGAMLGMKGAIEDGKDAKKKYKSAPTFAPAGQSTQMIVGADAATDADIVGKASTLYDRFSLRRVYYSAFSPIPDASAVLPLQRPPLMREHRLYQSDWLMRFYGFKPEEVVSAADEGGMLPLDIDPKLAWALKYRDYFPVDVNKASKEQLLRVPGLGTKAVGRILSSRRFRTFTLDDVARLTVSVAKIRPFIVTSDWRPTLLTDKADLKRWIKPEKHQMELFAA; this is encoded by the coding sequence ATGGCGCAGCTCGATACCCGCGAGAAACTGGCGATCCTCGCGGACGCGGCCAAATATGATGCGAGCTGCGCGTCGTCGGGGACGTCAAAGCGCAACAGTGTCGGCGGCAGGGGGATCGGCTCGACCGAGGGGATGGGGATTTGCCATGCCTATGCGCCCGATGGCCGGTGCATATCGCTCCTGAAGATCCTGCTGACCAACAGCTGCATTTTCGACTGCCATTATTGCATCAACCGCAAGAGCTCGAACGTGCGGAGGGCGCGGTTCACGGCGCAGGAAGTCGTCAACCTCACGCTCGCCTTCTACAAGCGCAATTACATCGAGGGGCTGTTTCTCTCCTCGGGAATCATCGCCACCTCGAACTACACGATGGAGCAATTGGTCGAGGTCGCGCGCAGCCTGCGTGAAGACCATGATTTCCGCGGCTACATCCACCTCAAGACCATTCCCGATGCCGATCCGGAGCTGGTGCAGAAAGCCGGGCTGTACGCAGACCGCGTGTCGATCAACGTCGAATTGCCGACCGTCCCCGGCCTGAAGCGGCTCGCCCCCGAAAAGAGCGCGGGCCAGATCGAGGGTGCGATGCTGGGGATGAAGGGCGCGATCGAGGACGGCAAGGACGCCAAGAAGAAGTACAAGTCGGCACCCACCTTTGCGCCGGCCGGTCAGTCGACGCAGATGATCGTCGGCGCCGATGCGGCGACCGATGCGGATATCGTCGGCAAGGCGAGCACGCTGTACGACCGCTTCAGCCTTCGCCGGGTCTATTATTCGGCCTTTTCGCCCATCCCCGACGCCAGCGCGGTGCTGCCGCTCCAGCGCCCGCCGTTGATGCGCGAACACCGGCTTTATCAATCCGACTGGCTGATGCGTTTCTACGGGTTCAAGCCCGAGGAAGTGGTCAGCGCGGCGGACGAGGGCGGGATGCTTCCGCTCGATATCGATCCCAAGCTCGCCTGGGCGCTCAAGTATCGCGATTATTTCCCGGTCGATGTGAACAAGGCGAGCAAGGAGCAGTTGCTGCGCGTGCCGGGGCTCGGGACCAAGGCGGTCGGCCGCATCCTCAGCTCGCGGCGGTTCCGGACCTTCACGCTCGACGATGTGGCGCGGCTGACGGTCAGCGTGGCGAAGATCCGGCCGTTCATCGTCACCAGCGACTGGCGTCCGACCCTGCTCACCGACAAGGCCGACTTGAAGCGCTGGATCAAGCCCGAGAAGCATCAGATGGAGTTGTTCGCGGCTTGA
- a CDS encoding DUF1206 domain-containing protein, whose protein sequence is MRTDPSGALTTLTRLGFASRGLLYLVIGYLILKSGRTEDTSGALSMLAEGGGRILLGLMIAGFLAYGLWRLSDAVFNIERHEDGKKGLAQRGGAAASGVVHLFLAWQAIRLFNQSGGGGGSGGSGTQEQAQSALSLPGGQLLLVVAGLTLLVVGLLQFKKAYKAEFLEHLEPGVAHQPWARYSGQAGYAARGAVFLISGAFLTSAGFKEQAGEAGGMEEALTWLTSPWDLVVGAGLLLFGVYCLIEARFRVINDVPVDGIANKARSKLPI, encoded by the coding sequence ATGCGCACAGACCCGAGCGGCGCGCTCACCACTCTTACCCGCTTGGGCTTCGCCTCGCGCGGGTTGCTGTATCTGGTGATCGGCTATCTGATCCTCAAAAGCGGACGGACCGAGGATACCAGCGGTGCCTTGTCGATGCTGGCCGAAGGCGGCGGGCGAATCCTGCTCGGGCTGATGATTGCCGGTTTCCTGGCCTACGGGCTGTGGCGGCTGTCCGATGCGGTGTTCAACATCGAGCGGCACGAGGATGGCAAGAAAGGCCTTGCCCAGCGCGGCGGCGCGGCGGCGAGCGGGGTCGTCCACCTGTTCCTCGCCTGGCAGGCGATACGGCTGTTCAATCAGTCGGGCGGCGGCGGTGGCAGCGGCGGCAGCGGAACCCAGGAACAGGCGCAGTCGGCCTTGTCGCTGCCCGGCGGGCAGTTGTTGCTGGTCGTTGCCGGTCTGACCCTGCTGGTCGTCGGCCTGCTGCAGTTCAAGAAAGCCTACAAGGCCGAGTTTCTGGAGCATCTGGAACCGGGTGTCGCGCACCAGCCGTGGGCCCGTTACAGCGGGCAGGCCGGCTATGCGGCGCGGGGTGCTGTGTTCCTGATCAGCGGCGCGTTCCTGACCAGCGCGGGCTTCAAGGAGCAGGCCGGCGAAGCGGGCGGCATGGAAGAAGCGCTGACCTGGCTCACTTCGCCGTGGGATCTGGTGGTGGGTGCCGGACTGCTGTTGTTCGGGGTCTATTGCCTGATCGAAGCGCGCTTCCGGGTAATCAACGACGTGCCGGTCGACGGCATTGCGAACAAGGCTCGCTCCAAGCTTCCGATCTGA
- a CDS encoding DUF885 domain-containing protein: MRRFTVLLAATALVAATPGAAAPSDDFLKLQNDYWAEILRSYPLLASSVGVTTYDRELSPVSLADMDRQAAASQAFLTRLNAIPQTGFSETERANAAILRSLLQEQVDMNRFGQRQLLYSVLGSYHGSLAGMAEGLTFRSASDYRNYLARLALVPERMRAYGDLSVKAAREGFVQPCVTMTRFPETITGVITADPTKSRFYAPFAAARPANIPAAEWTALQGQARTLVETGINPAYRQFAATYDRDLKGRCRQSVSASDQPNGLAYYAAQVRSHTTTDMTPDQIHKLGLSEVARIRAEMEQVAKSAGFASREAMIADMRSNPKWYFKTDTELLEATALQAKAIDGKMPSLIGRLARLPYGIRPMDLATAPGDTTARYQPGSPATAIAGFYLVNTTKLDQRPSWEIPALTVHEAVPGHHQQIALQQELDLPEWRRQVAFFTAFVEGWGLYSERLGIEMGIYDTPQKNMGRLGYEMWRACRLVIDTGLHSKGWSKAQAVQYFRDNSTLTEANIDAEVNRYISNPGQALAYKIGELKIRELRARAEKELGDKFDLRAFHDAVLGQGAIPLDALDAQVGAWIAARKQAS; this comes from the coding sequence ATGCGCCGCTTCACCGTCCTGCTCGCCGCCACCGCGCTCGTCGCCGCCACGCCCGGCGCGGCTGCTCCAAGCGACGACTTCCTGAAGCTGCAGAACGACTACTGGGCAGAGATCCTGCGTTCCTACCCGCTGCTGGCAAGTTCGGTCGGGGTCACGACCTACGACCGCGAACTGTCACCCGTCAGCCTTGCCGACATGGATCGCCAGGCCGCCGCCTCGCAAGCCTTCCTGACCCGCCTGAACGCCATTCCGCAGACCGGCTTCAGCGAAACCGAGCGGGCCAATGCCGCGATCCTTCGCTCCCTGCTGCAGGAGCAGGTCGACATGAACCGCTTCGGCCAGCGCCAGCTCCTCTATTCGGTGCTCGGTAGCTACCACGGCAGCCTCGCCGGCATGGCCGAGGGCCTGACCTTCCGCAGCGCGTCCGATTATCGCAATTATCTTGCCCGGCTGGCGCTCGTGCCCGAGCGGATGCGCGCCTACGGCGACCTCAGCGTCAAGGCCGCGCGCGAAGGCTTCGTCCAGCCGTGCGTCACCATGACCCGGTTCCCCGAGACGATCACCGGCGTGATCACCGCCGATCCCACCAAGTCGCGCTTCTACGCCCCGTTTGCCGCCGCGCGCCCAGCCAATATTCCGGCCGCCGAATGGACCGCGCTGCAGGGGCAGGCCCGGACCCTCGTCGAAACCGGCATCAACCCCGCCTACCGCCAGTTCGCCGCGACCTACGACCGCGACCTCAAGGGCCGCTGCCGGCAGAGCGTTTCGGCCTCCGACCAGCCGAACGGCCTCGCCTATTACGCCGCGCAGGTCCGCAGCCACACGACCACGGACATGACTCCCGACCAGATTCACAAGCTGGGCCTCAGCGAAGTGGCGCGAATCCGGGCGGAGATGGAACAGGTCGCCAAGAGCGCCGGCTTCGCCAGCCGCGAGGCGATGATCGCCGACATGCGGTCCAACCCCAAATGGTACTTCAAGACCGACACCGAACTGCTCGAAGCCACCGCGCTTCAGGCCAAGGCGATCGATGGCAAGATGCCGAGCCTGATCGGCCGCCTCGCCCGCCTGCCCTATGGCATCCGCCCGATGGACCTCGCCACCGCCCCCGGCGACACCACCGCGCGCTACCAACCGGGCAGCCCCGCCACCGCCATCGCCGGCTTCTATCTCGTCAACACGACCAAGCTCGACCAGCGCCCGTCATGGGAAATCCCGGCGCTGACGGTGCATGAAGCCGTCCCCGGCCATCACCAGCAGATCGCGCTGCAACAGGAGCTCGACCTCCCCGAATGGCGGCGGCAGGTCGCCTTCTTCACCGCCTTTGTCGAAGGCTGGGGCCTCTATTCGGAGCGGCTCGGGATCGAGATGGGGATCTACGACACGCCGCAGAAGAACATGGGGCGGCTGGGCTACGAAATGTGGCGCGCGTGCCGGCTAGTGATCGACACCGGGCTCCACTCCAAAGGCTGGAGCAAGGCGCAGGCGGTGCAATATTTCCGCGACAATTCGACCCTGACCGAAGCCAACATCGACGCCGAGGTGAACCGCTACATCTCCAATCCCGGCCAGGCGCTCGCCTACAAGATCGGTGAGCTCAAGATCCGCGAGCTGCGCGCCCGCGCGGAAAAGGAGCTTGGCGACAAATTCGACCTTCGCGCCTTCCACGACGCGGTGCTCGGCCAGGGCGCGATCCCCTTGGACGCACTCGATGCGCAGGTCGGCGCGTGGATCGCGGCGCGCAAGCAGGCGAGCTAG
- a CDS encoding demethoxyubiquinone hydroxylase family protein, translated as MADQEALTTSWKPGDRKPDLHSMIRVDHAGEYGATRIYAGQLAVLRGSSRAAHLVTHMAAQEDRHLARFNELLAERKVRPTLLQPLWHVGGFALGAATALLSEKAAMACTAAVETEIDRHYEEQLVELGDQDPELSADIRQFQAEELEHRETALEHGALEAPAYPLLSFAIRSICKVAIAASKRI; from the coding sequence ATGGCTGATCAAGAAGCGCTGACGACCAGCTGGAAGCCGGGCGACCGCAAGCCCGATCTCCATTCGATGATCCGCGTCGATCACGCCGGAGAATATGGCGCGACGCGCATCTATGCCGGGCAATTGGCGGTGCTGCGCGGATCTTCGCGCGCGGCGCATCTGGTGACCCACATGGCGGCGCAGGAAGACCGGCATCTTGCCCGGTTCAACGAGCTTTTGGCCGAGCGGAAGGTGCGGCCGACCCTTTTGCAGCCATTGTGGCACGTAGGCGGCTTCGCGCTCGGCGCGGCGACGGCGCTGCTCAGCGAAAAGGCGGCGATGGCCTGCACCGCGGCGGTGGAGACCGAGATCGACCGGCATTATGAGGAGCAGTTGGTCGAGCTTGGCGATCAGGATCCCGAATTGTCGGCCGATATCCGCCAGTTTCAGGCCGAGGAGCTGGAGCATCGCGAAACCGCGCTCGAGCATGGCGCGCTGGAAGCGCCCGCTTATCCGCTGCTGAGCTTCGCCATCCGCTCGATCTGCAAGGTTGCGATTGCGGCGTCCAAGCGGATCTGA
- a CDS encoding disulfide bond formation protein B translates to MDARSGYLKQGAGSRLRLAQWLAVAVPGALLLGAVGSQHLGGLNPCEMCFWQRWPHLAAVVLAGLSLALPRAARPLTLLAALAIAVSGAIGAFHAGVEQGWWEGLTTCSTVATGATPEELLKSIMATPLIRCDQIQWTFLGLSLAAWNAVISLFSAGAILWLIKKR, encoded by the coding sequence ATGGACGCGCGCAGCGGTTATCTGAAGCAGGGCGCGGGAAGCCGTTTGCGGCTGGCGCAATGGCTTGCCGTCGCGGTGCCGGGCGCGCTGCTGCTCGGCGCGGTGGGTTCGCAGCATCTCGGCGGCCTGAACCCGTGCGAAATGTGCTTCTGGCAGCGCTGGCCGCATCTGGCGGCGGTGGTGCTAGCCGGCCTGTCGCTGGCGCTGCCTCGCGCGGCCCGGCCGCTGACCTTGCTGGCGGCGCTGGCGATTGCCGTGTCGGGCGCGATCGGCGCGTTTCATGCTGGGGTCGAGCAGGGCTGGTGGGAGGGCCTTACCACCTGTTCGACCGTTGCCACCGGCGCGACGCCTGAAGAGCTGCTGAAATCGATCATGGCCACCCCGCTGATCCGCTGCGACCAGATTCAGTGGACCTTCCTTGGCCTGTCGCTGGCAGCGTGGAACGCCGTCATTTCCCTTTTTTCCGCTGGAGCGATCCTATGGCTGATCAAGAAGCGCTGA
- a CDS encoding S41 family peptidase translates to MIRKLLPPLALVGALALVPAVTATQAATDAQTYKELETFMGVFERVRANYVDSVDDHKLIKGAIDGMLASLDPHSSYLEASDFRQLRTTTDGNYGGLGLSVTQEDGTVKVISPTEDTPADRAGIKAGDYITHLDGELLYGLDLDEAVEKMRGAPGSPIKITIVRPGRDKPFDVTIRRERIELRPVKWELKDGIGVLNINTFSGNVGEQVEAALTAMDKAAGGKPLGYVIDLRSNPGGLLDQAVQVSDAFLERGEIVSERGREKNDIERFYARPGDLTGGRPIIVLVDAGSASAAEIVAGALQDHRRALVMGERSFGKGSVQTVIQMDQESALRLTTARYFTPSGRSVQAGGIDPDIVVPQLSDPDYKDRPAIREADLRRHLIAQNKVDDKLLEKDDATDPRFNMTAAELEKKGIKDFQLDYAVKALKRLASGPGGAPRAR, encoded by the coding sequence ATGATCCGCAAGCTCCTCCCCCCGCTCGCTCTTGTCGGGGCGCTCGCCCTGGTTCCCGCCGTTACCGCCACCCAAGCGGCAACGGACGCGCAGACCTACAAGGAGCTCGAAACCTTTATGGGCGTGTTCGAGCGGGTTCGCGCGAACTATGTCGACAGCGTCGACGATCACAAGCTGATCAAGGGCGCGATCGACGGGATGCTGGCGAGCCTCGATCCGCATAGCTCCTATCTCGAAGCCTCGGATTTCCGCCAGCTCAGAACCACCACCGACGGCAATTACGGCGGGCTCGGCCTGTCGGTCACGCAGGAGGACGGGACGGTCAAGGTGATCAGCCCGACCGAGGATACGCCGGCCGACCGCGCCGGCATCAAGGCGGGCGATTACATCACCCACTTGGACGGCGAGCTGCTGTACGGTCTCGACCTCGACGAAGCGGTGGAAAAGATGCGCGGTGCGCCGGGCAGTCCGATCAAGATCACCATCGTGCGCCCCGGCCGCGACAAGCCGTTCGACGTCACCATCCGCCGCGAGCGAATCGAGCTTCGCCCGGTCAAGTGGGAGCTGAAGGACGGCATCGGCGTCCTCAACATCAACACCTTCTCGGGCAATGTCGGCGAGCAGGTGGAAGCCGCGCTGACCGCGATGGACAAGGCGGCGGGCGGCAAGCCGCTGGGCTATGTCATCGACCTGCGTTCGAACCCGGGCGGGCTGCTCGATCAGGCGGTGCAGGTCAGCGATGCGTTCCTTGAGCGGGGCGAGATCGTGTCCGAGCGCGGGCGCGAGAAGAACGACATCGAGCGTTTCTATGCCCGGCCCGGCGACCTCACCGGCGGGCGGCCGATCATCGTGCTGGTGGATGCCGGTTCGGCGAGCGCGGCGGAGATCGTCGCGGGCGCGCTGCAGGACCATCGCCGCGCTTTGGTCATGGGCGAGCGCAGCTTCGGCAAGGGCTCGGTTCAGACGGTAATCCAGATGGACCAGGAAAGCGCGTTGCGCCTGACGACTGCTCGTTATTTCACGCCGTCGGGCCGGTCGGTGCAGGCGGGCGGGATCGACCCCGATATCGTCGTGCCGCAGCTGAGCGATCCCGATTACAAGGACCGCCCGGCGATCCGCGAGGCGGACCTTCGCCGCCACCTGATCGCGCAGAACAAGGTCGACGATAAGCTGCTCGAAAAGGACGACGCGACCGATCCGCGGTTCAACATGACCGCCGCCGAGCTCGAGAAGAAGGGCATCAAGGACTTCCAGCTTGATTATGCGGTGAAGGCGCTGAAGCGGCTCGCTTCCGGTCCGGGCGGAGCGCCGCGGGCCCGCTGA
- a CDS encoding murein hydrolase activator EnvC family protein encodes MRRLFLLALAPLLVSAADPVRVAQQEAAAAAAEQKRLEAAAEAARSDAQKAAARRAAEAQAMLAADTRIALTEAQLAVLERRRAILDARLAEARRPATAMLAGLAEAGRRPAWLMLATAGGAEEQVRLTALVRALGPEVEQRSAALRGEAEALAATVRAQQGLRDQLAQERKAAAAAQQRFAAREREALEAARNNEAQAFDAGDEVLGRGERLAMLQSEAARRQAAHALAASLARLPASEPRPLPSDERRTPPPFAWRLPAGGAVTVGMGELADNGVRARGLTVSSAAGTQVVAPASGRIAFAGPFRARAGVIVVDHGDGWASLLTNVRPAVRVGDRVAAGEALGRALGPVTAELFEGGRPEPAALFARSRPDTP; translated from the coding sequence ATGCGCCGCCTGTTCCTTCTCGCGCTTGCGCCGTTGCTGGTGTCGGCAGCCGATCCGGTGCGGGTCGCGCAGCAGGAAGCCGCGGCTGCCGCCGCCGAGCAGAAGCGGCTCGAAGCGGCGGCGGAGGCGGCGCGCAGCGACGCGCAAAAGGCGGCCGCCCGGCGCGCGGCCGAAGCGCAGGCGATGCTGGCGGCGGACACTCGAATCGCGCTGACCGAAGCGCAGTTGGCGGTGCTGGAACGACGCCGCGCTATCCTCGACGCGCGCCTGGCCGAAGCGCGGCGTCCGGCGACCGCGATGCTGGCGGGGCTGGCGGAAGCGGGGCGCAGGCCGGCGTGGCTGATGCTGGCGACCGCCGGCGGGGCGGAAGAGCAGGTGCGGCTGACCGCCCTGGTCCGGGCGCTCGGTCCCGAGGTCGAACAGCGCAGCGCCGCGCTGCGCGGGGAGGCGGAGGCGCTTGCCGCCACGGTGCGGGCGCAGCAGGGCCTGCGCGACCAGCTTGCCCAAGAACGCAAGGCCGCGGCCGCGGCGCAGCAGCGCTTTGCGGCGCGCGAGCGCGAGGCGCTGGAGGCGGCCCGAAACAATGAAGCCCAGGCGTTCGATGCGGGGGACGAGGTGTTGGGTCGCGGCGAGCGGTTGGCGATGCTTCAAAGCGAGGCGGCACGGCGACAGGCGGCGCATGCGCTGGCCGCCTCGCTGGCACGCTTGCCGGCTTCCGAGCCGCGCCCGCTTCCTTCGGACGAGCGCCGGACGCCGCCGCCGTTCGCCTGGCGCCTGCCAGCCGGGGGCGCGGTCACGGTCGGGATGGGCGAACTGGCCGATAACGGCGTCCGGGCGCGGGGGCTCACCGTGTCGTCGGCGGCCGGAACGCAGGTCGTCGCGCCGGCAAGCGGGCGGATCGCCTTTGCCGGACCCTTCCGTGCCCGCGCCGGGGTGATCGTCGTCGATCATGGCGACGGCTGGGCGAGCTTGCTGACCAACGTCCGACCGGCGGTGCGGGTCGGTGACAGGGTCGCTGCGGGCGAGGCGCTTGGACGCGCCCTCGGCCCCGTCACCGCCGAGCTGTTTGAAGGCGGCCGGCCCGAGCCCGCCGCCTTGTTCGCGCGTTCCCGGCCCGATACCCCTTAA
- a CDS encoding 23S rRNA (pseudouridine(1915)-N(3))-methyltransferase RlmH, with product MLLHIIARGKIGRSPEGELVERYLKRLTWPHKLTELPDRGGTVPLAPSPCVTVLLDERGKALASSELAEKLDKWRDAGTRECRFVLGAADGHEDAERASADLLLSFGAATWPHLLARAMLAEQLYRATSWLAGHPYHRQG from the coding sequence GTGCTCCTTCACATCATCGCCCGCGGCAAGATCGGCCGGTCGCCCGAGGGCGAGCTGGTCGAGCGGTATCTCAAACGCCTGACGTGGCCGCACAAGCTGACCGAATTACCCGACCGCGGGGGGACGGTGCCGCTGGCGCCGAGCCCGTGCGTCACCGTGCTGCTCGACGAGCGGGGCAAAGCGCTGGCGTCGAGCGAGCTGGCGGAGAAGCTCGACAAGTGGCGCGATGCGGGAACGCGGGAGTGCCGGTTCGTCCTCGGCGCCGCCGATGGGCATGAGGACGCCGAGCGGGCGAGCGCCGACCTGCTGCTGAGTTTCGGCGCGGCGACCTGGCCGCATCTCCTCGCCCGCGCCATGCTGGCCGAGCAATTGTACCGCGCGACGAGCTGGCTTGCGGGCCATCCCTATCACCGGCAAGGCTAG
- the rsfS gene encoding ribosome silencing factor, with protein MADTPETAGARTPATVEDLHAAVLRSLDDDQAVEVVSIPLAGKSSIADHMVIASGRSTRQVASMANKLADRLKQDYGKLVRIEGLPTADWVLIDADDVIVHLFRPEVRSFYNLERMWAFGDEKAAAAG; from the coding sequence TTGGCTGATACCCCTGAAACGGCAGGCGCTCGCACGCCCGCTACTGTCGAGGACCTGCACGCGGCGGTTCTCCGCAGCCTCGACGACGATCAGGCAGTCGAGGTCGTGTCCATCCCGCTCGCCGGCAAGTCGAGCATCGCCGATCATATGGTGATCGCATCGGGCCGATCGACCCGGCAGGTCGCCAGCATGGCGAACAAGCTCGCCGACCGGTTGAAGCAGGATTATGGCAAGCTGGTCCGGATCGAAGGTCTCCCGACCGCCGATTGGGTGCTGATCGACGCCGACGACGTGATCGTCCACCTGTTCCGCCCCGAAGTGCGCAGCTTCTACAATCTCGAACGCATGTGGGCATTCGGGGACGAAAAGGCGGCGGCGGCGGGTTGA
- a CDS encoding nicotinate-nucleotide adenylyltransferase, whose protein sequence is MTRRIGLLGGSFNPAHRAHRAMSLSAAAALGLDEVWWLVSPGNPLKPKKGMAPYDARLASARAQARRSIIRVSDIERRLGTVYTVDTVAALARRFPRHRFIWLMGEDTVAQFHQWKDWRRLAATVPIAVLSRPGYDDEARTARVSGWLRRFVRPEAQARDWTRWSAPAIVFLGLPPDRTSATQLRAADPLWHERFARNTDAGRDVDPFAEHRRNLG, encoded by the coding sequence ATGACGCGGCGCATCGGCCTGCTTGGTGGAAGCTTCAATCCGGCGCATCGTGCGCACCGGGCGATGAGCCTTTCCGCCGCCGCCGCGCTGGGACTGGACGAGGTGTGGTGGCTGGTCAGCCCCGGCAATCCGCTGAAGCCCAAGAAGGGCATGGCGCCGTACGACGCGCGACTTGCCTCGGCCCGGGCGCAGGCACGGCGCTCGATCATTCGGGTCAGCGATATCGAGCGCCGGCTCGGCACGGTTTACACGGTTGATACTGTCGCGGCGCTTGCCCGGCGCTTCCCCCGCCACCGCTTCATTTGGCTGATGGGCGAGGATACTGTGGCGCAATTCCATCAGTGGAAGGATTGGCGCAGACTGGCCGCCACGGTGCCAATTGCTGTTTTGTCGCGTCCCGGCTATGATGACGAGGCCCGCACGGCTCGCGTGTCGGGCTGGCTTCGGCGCTTCGTCCGGCCCGAAGCACAGGCACGGGACTGGACGCGTTGGAGTGCCCCGGCGATCGTCTTCCTTGGGCTACCGCCTGACCGGACTTCCGCAACGCAGCTTCGCGCCGCCGATCCCCTTTGGCACGAACGTTTCGCCCGCAACACGGATGCGGGTCGGGACGTTGATCCTTTCGCAGAACACAGGAGAAACCTTGGCTGA